GCTGACGACAGGCTACGGGTAGTCTTGAGCAACGGATACTGCCCGAACTGTTTGGCTCATGAGCATTCCAATGGTTCCTGCAGGAGCACAGCAGGATGCCATCGATGTGGCAAGCAACACCACACGCTCTTGCACATCGACAGCTCTGTCGcctacatccaacccaaagaGCAAAGACCCGAAAGGCACCCGCCTTTCATTCGGACTTCTATCCAGAGGTCATCAGCCATCTTGCCGCCTACTCCATCTGCATCCAAAGTTCCCCCTCCATCTCCACCCGTGTCTTGGCGATCCAGAACGCTGCCATCCCCCATCCTTAGACATGTCCAGCGAGGCAATTGCAacttgttgcaaggggggcggtgtgttcacgccaccgggtgaacagcagagagtgaggggtagggttttttccaaaaccgaattcggtcattctgaggagggtgacgaagggttctcctgtaaatcgccatattcaatccagtacgaacatctaacccgaacacccgttctttcattgctttcgataatatacctttttttcaacccgaaacattctcgtgtgtgtcgggacatctaacatgtaacataaatagaaataaaccagaattaatcttaaacgaagttctcgcgcgttttaattgcattactcactcaccagacccctgcagaaattggcacccgccaatcaCTTCAGGCTtattcgggtccttccgcccctccacaaacacccttgcaacttttatggtaactctttccttacctatagccatcaaagtggaaaaatgttcaagctaaaaaggctaatgtttgctaaagaacggccaacaatcttagcataggaaaaaactaagatattgatcaaagtcactgttttccaccgatcgttcctatgggagctatatgatatagtaacccgatctttatcaaatttggcacagtcattaaaagatatattaaactaacaaatgtttaatttgaaagcaatcacgtcaaagtgacgaagttattgacaaaagtcactgttttcaaaagatcgttcctatgggagctatatgatatagtcacctgatcttgatctaatttggcatagtcgtttatatgtgtaatttacttaccaatattaaatttcatgacaatagctcagaaaataacgattaagaaaagaaaagtcactgttcgtgactttgccatttgtatgggagctatatgatataaagatccgatccggctgaatccgagatatacaacgcctgcagtatatacaagcctacatgtaaaatttcagctctgtagctccaacggtctaggaggagtttgcgttgatccagacggacggacggacggacatggctatttaaactcgtctcgtcgtgctgatcaggaatatatatactttatatggtcggaaatgcttccttcttaCATGttagaataaaaatataaaagcgtgttctaatcgcaaaactcaaatttgataatccaaaaacaaaatttgaggcTGTTGCATCTTTCCTTGATGATGTCCACACTCTCTGCATCCATCCAGATCTCAAGCTGTTCATTTGGACAAATATCTGTCACTATGGGGGCTGTATCTTTGCGGCTCACCACGGCCCACTTCTCCGTCGTAATATCAGCATTCTGCTGTTCCAGAAGCTCGAAAATTGCTTGGAAACACTTCTCGACCTTTGGCCATGTAACTCTGGCCGGTGTCAGGTGTAGGAAGTCTATGAGACTGGTGGCCTGATATGTCTCCATGGAGCATACGTTGCCCGCCACCCAGTCCATCGTATCCTCATTGGCCGCTGCAATGTACAGCCGCCCATTGTACTCAGTGTCTGGAGTCACCTCATTGAAATCCAAACAGCGAACATTTCtgaaatccttaaaaattccaaagaactcttccaacaggtcgcaaaagtttttctcacattctgaggaagatataaccacgacaaacggcctgttctctggaaaaatgttaacatacgggggccgctgaccatttataacATCAGGTTCCATTTCGATTTCATGTTTAACCGGGTCGGGACTTTATTCCGCAGCCTCCCATATCGCATGCCTCCTGCATATCTCCATACGAGTGGTTTTCTAGACTCTCCTCACTGGATTCGAGAACATATTTGATCCTATTTTCAAAAGACGGAATATTCAGtcactgaattttgattttctattcCTAATACTTACCGGTTAGTCTCTATGTTTATTTCATGTCCTtgggcttttcgtttaatacCTCGCTTGCAATAAATAGTGGATGGCTGGACGGATCCGCCACTAGATCCCGAGGATAGCTCAATGACGGAAGATTCACTATCTTCGATACTTGAGTCTGACACCGAATTATCGACTAATGGATCGGCGAAATCCTCGCCCCCAAGGGAAAATAGTATCAAGcccacaaaattgttgccttcatagcaagacacaaccggcttaatttgtttgtttttgcctagACCAGCAACTTCTATTAAAAGATCTGAATCGGCACACGTTACATCAGATGCAGAAATCTCCAATGTTTCCGGCTCAATATTGAGAAGGCTCTGAAGCTCAGCCTTTTGCTCGTATACGGTAGCTGAGATTGGGAGCTTCGTAACCAATGgctggaaaagaacacttggtcacgattatgaaaagttatatcctcacgtttactaacctttccggattgcatgatcaattgaacagtcaacatgttttcacttttgtttttctcttttttgatttcagaagtaaactttttgttttatttttgatgttgactgtatgaGTTCACGAATTAGAATGATTCAAGTACTGTACCCCCTTGACCAggtcgaattttacaaacatcccaggccttcttggatctcaaaaatGTGTGAATTGCTTCCGTCCAGCTGAGAGTACtagatattttcgaaaataaacttagcagtatgaaattgccaaatctttctgtctctttttaatcagtgaattattagcaattttcgttaaaatagttgaaaaactaAGAGATTTTTGAATAGAACCCAAGTAAATTCGTTACTTTCTAcgcaaatgtcataaaaatttgttatttctcagtttaatataaccattaatgactgtgccgaatcaaactaagatcgggcgactatatcatatagctcccataggaacaatcggtggtaaacagtgactttgatcaatatcttcgttatttcctatgctaagattttaggccgttctttcgcaaactttagcctttttagataaaacgtttttccattttgatggctataggtaaggaaagagttaccaaaaaagttgcaagggtatacaaactttgacgcccCATCCCTCTGGTTTATAGATGAATTTAATTCGAAACGTAATATTTTAGATCGTGCAATATTGATTATTGGGAAGTTTTGTTTATCCCTGTTTACGTATTTCTGTTCCAGCCTTAACCAAGTCAAAAGAGTGCCGATACAAAGTAGATGTGAAACAAGGACATGGATacttttggcataataaactttgatgacaaaattcaccaatcaacgtttcgttagtaaagcaacattatttttctattacgacAAACTATCGTTGCCAGTCAGAATAATCGGCAGACAAATGAGACTGCCGCAattgtaaccttttttttaacatttcaaaatatatattgcataaaataaaaatataaaagcgtGTTATAatcgcaaaactcaaatttgataatccaaaaacaaaatttgaggcTGTTGCATCTTTCCTTGATGATGTCCACACTCTCTGCATCCATCCAGATCTCAAGCTGTTCATTTGGACAAATATCTGTCATTATGGGGGCTGCATCTTTGCGGCTCACCACGGCCCACTTCTCCGTCGTAATATCAGCATTCTGCTGTTCCAGAAGCTCGAAAATTGCTTGGAAACACTTCTCGACCTTTGGCCATGTAACTCTGGCCGGTGTCAGGTGTAGGAAGTCTATGAGACTGGTGGCCTGATATGTCTCCATGGAGCATACGTTGCCCGCCACCCAGTCCATCGTATCCTCATTGGCCGCTGCAATGTACAGCCGCCCATTGTACTCAGTGTCTGGAGTCACCTCATTGAAATCCAAACAGCGAACATTTCtgaaatccttaaaaattccaaagaactcttccaacaggtcgcaaaagtttttctcacatTCTGAGGAAGATATAACCACGACAAACGGCCTGTTCTCTGGAAGAATGTTAACGTACGGGGgccgctgaccatttataacATCAGGTTCCATTTCGATTTAATGTTTAACCGGGCGTGGTCGGGACTTTATTCCGCAGCCTCCCATATCGCATGCCTCCTGCATATCTCCATACGAGTGGTTTTCTAGACTCTCCTCACTGGATTCGAGAACATATTTGATCCTATTTTCAAAAGACGGAATATTCAGtcactgaattttgattttctattcCTAATACTTACCGTTTAGTCTCTATGGTTATTTCATGTCCTtgggcttttcgtttaatacCTCGCTTGCAATCAATAGTGGATGGCTGGACGGATCCGCCACTAGATCCCGAGGATAGCTCAATGACGGAAGATTCACTATCTTCGATACTTGAGTCTGACACCGAATTATCGACTAATGGATCGGCGAAATCCTCGCCCCCAAGGGAAAATAGTATCAAGcccacaaaattgttgccttcatagcaagacacaaccggcttaatttgtttgtttttgcctagACCAGCAACTTCTATTAAAAGATCTGAATCGGCACACGTTACATCAGATGCAGAAATCTCCAATGTTTCCGGCTCAATATTGAGAAGGCTCTGAAGCTCAGCCTTTAGCTCGTATACGGTAGCTGAGATTGGGAGCTTCGTAACCAATGActggaaaagaacacttggtcacgattatgaaaagttatatcctcacgtttactaacctttccggattgcatgatcaattgaacagtcaacatgttttcacttttgttttctcttttttgattttcagaagtaaactttttgttttatttttgatgttgactgtatgaGTTCACGAATTAGAGTGATTCAAGTACTGTACCCCCTTGACCAGGTCGAATTTTAAAAACTTCCCAGgccttcttggatctcaaaaatGTGTGAATTGCTTCCGTCCAGCTGAGAGTACtagatattttcgaaaataaacttagcagtatgaaattgccaaatctttctgtctctttttaatcagtgaattattagcaattttcgttaaaatagttgaaaaactaagagattattgaatagaacccaagtaaattcgttactttctacgcaaatgtcataaaaatttgttatttctcagtttaatataaccattaatgactgtgccgaatcaaactaagatcgggcgactatatcatatagctcccataggaacaatcggtggtaaacagtgactttgatcaataccttcgttatttcctattactttgacgcggtcgaagtttgccccatccctctggtttatagatgaatttaattcgaaacgtaatattttagatcgtgcaatattgattattgggaagttttgtttatccctgtttacgtattcctgttccagccttaaccaagtcaaaagagtgccgatacaaagtagatgtgaaacaaggacatggatacttttggcataataaactttgatgacaaaattcaccaaccaacgtttcgttagtaaaacaacaatatttttctattacgacAAACTATCGTTGCCAGTCAGAATAATCGGCAGACAAATGAGACTGCCGCAattgtaaccttttttttaacatttcaaaatatatattgcataaaataaaaatataaaagcgtgttctaatcgcaaaactcaaatttgataatccaaaaacaaaatttgaggcTGTTGCATCTTTCCTTGATGATGTCCACACTCTCTGCATCCATCCAGATCTCAAGCTGTTCATTTGGACAAATATCTGTCACTATGGGGGCTGCATCTTTGCGGCTCACCACGGCCCACTTCTCCGTCGTAATATCAGCATTCTGCTGTTCCAGAAGCTCGAAAATTGCTTGGAAACACTTCTCGACCTTTGGCCATGTAACTCTGGCCGGTGTCAGGTGTAGGAAGTCTATGAGACTGGTGGCCTGATATGTCTCCATGGAGCATACGTTGCCCGCCACCCAGTCCATCGTATCCTCATTGGCCGCTGCAATGTACAGCCGCCCATTGTACTCAGTGTCTGGAGTCACCTCATTGAAATCCAAACAGCGCACATTTCtgaaatccttaaaaattccaaagaactcttccaacaggtcgcaaaagtttttctcacatTCTGAGGAAGATATAACCACGACAAACGGCCTGTTTTCTGGGAGAATGTTAACGTACGGGGgccgctgaccatttataacATCAGGTTCCATTTCGATTTCATGTTTAACCGGGCGTGGTCGGGACTTTATTCCGCAGCCTCCCATATCGCATGCCTCCTGCATATCTCCATACGAGTGGTTTTCTAGACTCTCCTCACTGGATTCGAGAACTATTTTCAAAAGACGGAATATTCAGtcactgaattttgattttctattcCTAATACTTACCGGTTAGTCTCTATGTTTATTTCATGTCCTtgggcttttcgtttaatacCTCGCTTGCAATAAATAGTGGATGGCTGGACGGATCCGCCACTAGATCCCGAGGATAGCTCAATGACGGAAGATTCACTATCTTCGATACTTGAGTCTGACACCGAATTATCGACTAATGGATCGGCGAAATCCTCGCCCCCAAGGGAAAATAGTATCAAGcccacaaaattgttgccttcatagcaagacacaaccggcttaatttgtttgtttttgcctagACCAGCAACTTCTATTAAAAGATCTGAATCGGCACACGTTACATCAGATGCAGAAATCTCCAATGTTTCCGGCTCAATATTGAGAAGGCTCTGAAGCTCAGCCTTTAGCTCGTATACGGTAGCTGAGATTGGGAGCTTCATAACCAATGgctggaaaagaacacttggtcacgattatgaaaagttatatcctcacgtttactaacctttccggattg
This genomic stretch from Drosophila willistoni isolate 14030-0811.24 unplaced genomic scaffold, UCI_dwil_1.1 Seg783, whole genome shotgun sequence harbors:
- the LOC124461972 gene encoding uncharacterized protein LOC124461972 isoform X1, giving the protein MQSGKPLVTKLPISATVYEQKAELQSLLNIEPETLEISASDVTCADSDLLIEVAGLGKNKQIKPVVSCYEGNNFVGLILFSLGGEDFADPLVDNSVSDSSIEDSESSVIELSSGSSGGSVQPSTIYCKRGIKRKAQGHEINIETNRIKYVLESSEESLENHSYGDMQEACDMGGCGIKSRPG
- the LOC124461971 gene encoding uncharacterized protein LOC124461971 isoform X2 codes for the protein MQSGKPLVMKLPISATVYELKAELQSLLNIEPETLEISASDVTCADSDLLIEVAGLGKNKQIKPVVSCYEGNNFVGLILFSLGGEDFADPLVDNSVSDSSIEDSESSVIELSSGSSGGSVQPSTIYCKRGIKRKAQGHEINIETNRSRIQ
- the LOC124461971 gene encoding uncharacterized protein LOC124461971 isoform X1 — its product is MQEACDMGGCGIKSRPRPVKHEIEMEPDVINGQRPPYVNILPENRPFVVVISSSECEKNFCDLLEEFFGIFKDFRNVRCLDFNEVTPDTEYNGRLYIAAANEDTMDWVAGNVCSMETYQATSLIDFLHLTPARVTWPKVEKCFQAIFELLEQQNADITTEKWAVVSRKDAAPIVTDICPNEQLEIWMDAESVDIIKERCNSLKFCFWIIKFEFCD